Part of the Fusarium verticillioides 7600 chromosome 10, whole genome shotgun sequence genome is shown below.
CGGACGCCGCCAAACTCACACTCTGTTCAAATATAGTGTTGATATCGacttcaagcccaagtccGATGATCAGGAAGCTGGAATCACCGTTTTCCGCACGCAGTTCGACCATATCGATCTTGGCATTGTTCGTCTTCCTACAAACCAaggcagcaacaagaaatCTAAGCTTGCCTTCCGATTCCGGGCCACAGGAGCTCAGAATGTTCCTGCACCGAAGGTAGTACCGGTCCCCGATGGCTGGGAGAAGGGCGTAATCAGTCTACATATCGAGGCAGCCAACGCGACGCACTACAACCTTGGAGCTTCGAGCCACAGAGGCAAGACTCTCGACATCGCGACAGCATCAGCAAGTCTTGTGAGTGGAGGCACGGGTTCATTTGTTGGTAGTTTGCTTGGACCTTATGCTACCTGCAACGGCAAAGGATCTGGAGTGGAATGTCCCAAGGGAGGTGATGTCTATGTGACCCAATGGACTTATAAGCCCGTGGCACAAGAGATTGATCATGGTGTTTTTGTGAAATCAGAATTGTAGTTCCCCAATACAGCTTGCTTGTTGAGAGCAACGTTGTTAGCTGAGATGCAATTGAAGTTGCTTGACTGATTGTGCTATTATTAGTGACACGTGTGGCGGGAACCAATCTCACTGGAGGGGTTATTCCTAGCTCCATGTGGCCCCCTCTCCACTCAGATCTGGGATGCAAGGGCGATGAACGGTTATTGCAATGCCGATTTAACGGGGCGACAAAATGCCGAATGTTGGCATAAACAGCCACAAAGAAATATTTTTCTATTTAATTACTTCATTAACGCTTTTGAAATTTTTGTTCTCCATTGTGCCCATCATGCACAATGCCGTCCAAAAAGCTGACGCATCCCgtcatgttgatggtgaaaaAGCTTCTTCCCTCGTTCACGTTAAGGTTCGAGCTTATCACAAAGTGCCATTCTTACAGTGACACAATGTCGAACCTCAAAATACATACCGCCTTTTTGATACAGTGATAAATCAATTGGCTTTAGGCCGCAAAAGGTTACGCCGAAACGATACCCTTTTCTCTGTGGCGATGGTGTCTTAGTGGCCTCCTCATCTAACCGTATTCGATCATTCCGAGGGTCCAGAACACAAATGCTCAGTAGCGACTTTGCCTGCAAATTCTTTTTCCCATTCATTTAAATTGCCATCTTTCTTATCGATCACTCTCAGGACCCTTTATCTTTCCACCAGCCAGCAACCATGGAGTTCCAAAAACCCCGACTGCCTCCAAAGGCACCAAGAAGTACGCTAAAACCTTCCAATGTCGTCACTCACGATCTGGACTTTTACGTACATCCGAATCTGGTCCCTGATCAAGACCCCTGCAAGGGTAGACTACTTCGAGCCACGGGTCCTATTCGAGAAGGAACCATTCTTCTCGTAGACATACCGTATGCTATCGTCCCTTCTGTGACGTCCAACGAGTCGCTTGTATGCAGCAATCTATCCTGCTCTCGCCGTGTCCCGCAGAATGCTCGCGCCGTCCGCTGTGAGCTTGCTTGTTTCAAGGATGTTGTGTGGTGTAATGTCGCATGCCGAGCTACGGATAAGAGCCGACATGACTTTGAGTGCTCTTGGCTGAAGAAACACGCAGAAGCACTTCGCCagaaagagggagagtaCAATTTCGCTACGGTCTGGCATGTTGTTCGGCTGCTTGCCACGTGGAATGCCGAGTTACACAGCGGTAACGCCCTTAAACAACAGCGGCGTCCATGGGAGGTCCATTTCCTACGTGGCTGGAAAGCCGTGGACATGTGCTGTGCGTACCTTGACTCGTGGCCCGAGGTGCAGATTACACATTGGAAACGACTGGTCCATGAGTATCTGAGTGATGCAACTGTTCTACCGCCCCTACTAAGTGCCGAACAAATGCTTTTGCTATTATGCAAGGAAGAGACCAATACTTTTGGCCTGTATCCGAGGGCTACTGGCTCTCAGCCCATGAACGACAATGCTGCACCAAGAGGTGAATCGTACGGAATGGCCTTGTATCCCCGCGCTGCCCAGTTCAACCATTCTTGCCTACCAAATGTAAGCGAATAGACATGATGAGCCGCCGCGTGAATGTGATACTAACAGCTCTCATAGGTCACTCACAAACCCAACGACCAAGCGCGAATGGTCTATACAGCAGCCCGTGACATCACGAAAGGCGAAGAATGCATGATCACATACTTCGACCTCACAGCGCATACGGTCCTCTCAAGTAGACAGAATCATACACAAGAGCAGTTTCAGTTCAAATGTACTTGCGAAAGATGTCtgaaggaagaagcagaagaaaatcTCGAGGGGATGGACTCACTGCCATTTGGCTTTTGAGAGATCGTGCACGGAAAGGCGTTTGGAATCTGGGAAATGAGTTGAAAATAGAACATGACTTTAGAACAGCTAAAACAATCTCATACGAAATCATGATGCGTTATATAAGATTAGTTGTGGCTTAAGAGCTATGAAATCAAGCGTCCTGCTACCTGTGTGTTCTGTCTTAGCTTTATTAGTCCTTTAAGGACCAAACGTAGACTGAGACATGCTTTCAGCTACAATCCATGTTCATGGTCGAACATTGGGCGACCCCCGATGCGAAAATGATAAAAAATGATTCATTTATAATCATCAACTAACGTTAGGTGAAACTTCAACCCTACAATTTGATTCGTTGTGGAGTCTTGTTTCGTGGGGTCACGAAACGTTATCTCGGGGTCTCGGACGAAGAACGGACAAAATTCAGAAAGAAGACACACGGACTTCCAGCCCACTGCCCATGACTGAGTGTCCACTAGCCACGACCATGATCGATCTTTAGCTGATTACCCATAGGCTGTCGGGTGTGAAGTTGGCCCGTCTGAGCCATGATAGGCTGAAATCAATTCAATCGGGCTCATTTTGATCCGATCGTGTCATGATAGCTTTCTTGGCGGAAGGTCTTTCGACAATAGTGGAGCAAGTCGGGTGTATATAAGTActgaaagacaaagacgatgCGGAATACTAAGCGCTAATCAGCACCTCTTGTTATCAGTATGAAGGTTCTCGTCATCCTTGCTCATCCTGAGCCCCAATCGTTCAATGGCTCTCTTTTCCAAGTCTCTGTCAACgagctcaaagctcaaggtcacCAAGTCAAGACCTCAGACCTGTACTCGATGAAATGGAAAGCCGAGATTGATCGCGCAGACTTTCCTGATCTAGCGACCGATGCCCGTCTCAAGGTTGCTTACGCATCAAGGGACTCATACACATCAGGGAACCTCACCAAGGACGTCAAAGCCGAACAAGAAAAGCTACTCTGGGCCGATGTCGTCCTATTTCACTTTCCCCTCTGGTGGTATACCATGCCCGCCATTCTGAAGGGCTGGGTCGAAAGAGTGTTTTCTATGGGTTTCGCTTATGGATATGGTGAGCATAGCGATAAGCATTACGGCGACAGATATGGCGAGGGAGTGTTTGCGGGAAAGCGAGCAATGCTTGTCGTTACTGCAGGGGGCCAAAAAGAGCACTTCTCGACACGTGGAATCGCGGGTCCCATTGACGACTTACTATTCCCTATCAATCATGGGGTGCTATACTATCCCGGGTTTCAGGTTCTTCCATCTCACATCGTTTATCAGACTGATAGactggatgaagctggatTTGAGAAGGAAGCGGAGGCGCTTCGTGAGAAGCTGAGGCATTTAGAAACCATTAAGCCTATTGCTTATAGGTCGCAAAATGGAGGTGACTATGAGATACCCTCCTTGAATCTGAAGCCAGGGTTGGAGGGGAAAAGCGCGAGTGGGTTTTCGATACACATTCGTGACGGCGGAGTTGCCAACGAGTGATGGAAGGTCTGGGCTTACTTGGAGAAAGATAGATACACGGAATAGGTTGGAAATAGAGTAACGATAGGATGTTAGATGATATAGGAAGCTACTTATCGAACCAGGAATAGTCTTCATCTAGGGATAGAGCAAAACCTGTTGTCCCCAAGCCATAGCCGTCTCTGCAACTGTGACCGCCCTTTCCCACTTTTCCATGGAAAACCCCTTCTCTACAATCTCATGTCCAGCTTCCTTGCCCAGTTTGATAACTCCCGTTTCAATCATTTTGACCAAAGATACCAACTCCTGGCGCGTGTACATGAACTGCGCTTTTATCGTGATGTTGCGAAGCATGAGGCTGGCAtagttgatcttgatatcgaaCATCATACCCAGAAAGACAACACGACCGAAAGGCACAAGCGAGTTGATGGAAATACTGAGGTGTTGATGTGAAGCTGTCGCTGCAGGCGGAGAAACGTCGATGTAAGCATCAGCGCCTCCGGGCACAAGTGCGCCAATGGCCTCGgtatctttcttctcatcaccagtAAGCTCAACGGCGGTGACACGATGGTATCGAGACGTGAGAGGCCTCAGCTTAGAGGCTGAGCGTGAAAGGGCAATTACGCGACAGCCGATCTGGGCAGCCAACTCGACTACAGCACCCGAAAAGTGACCTGTAGCTGGAGCAACAATAACAGTCTCGCCGGCTTGAAGATTAGCTGCTCTGATACCGCCGTATGCTACCGAGAGGCGTTGGATGTAGCTCAGGTCTCCATAGGAGTAACCCATCTCATTGACGAGAATCTCTTCATTCAGAGGGATGACATTCTCCATGGCAACAGCAGCGAAATCTCTCCAGAAGCCCTTCCAGAGATTGAAAAGCTTCAAGTCAGCTTCTGGGCCACCGCCGTCATGAATACCGAGCAGGACTCTTGTGTTAGGATCATCTCTTGCCGTGATGAAGTTGTTCATGTAGACAAGCTGACCAGGTTTTAGAGCGACAGCATCGGGCCCGACAGATACGACGCGACCAACACCACCGTCTCCAGGGGTATAGGGGGGCTTGAAGGAAAGAGAGCTGTTTCCTTTGAAGCCTTCGCGTTGATGAGGGCGTACGGGAGTGCTAAGGACACGGACAATGACAGATCCGGGAGGGACAGGTTTGGGAAGTGGAGTCTTCTCGAGCTTTAACGGTTCGTTGAATGCGGGGAGGACAAGAGAGGTTGAAAACTCTGGAATAGCGTGGTCGCCCATCTTAACGATGTGTTGACGATAGATGGTTGAGTCGGAATGTGGAACGAGTTCCCAGCTGGATGCAGAACAGTTGTTGAGGGGGGCAGGAACTGCTCTTATACCCATCCCAGATATTAATCAGCTTCCTTTTCGAGGCGTGTGAAACCCTAAGGAATCCCAATGACAGCATTGTCTTTGTGAATATCAACTGTTGCGCGTCTTGGCGCAGCGTCGGATCTAAAGTCGGACATGACAATTACCCAAAACGGTAACTGTTAGAACCGACAAGTCCGACACCCCACTACATCTCGCCATTCACGCAGAACAGGTGAGTGAGTAGCACAGACCTAAACGCCGATGAATGACTCTTCTGTGATCGATTTGCCAAATTCTTCACAGCCAGTCAACAAGTTCACTGAGCCCTAGGTCTCGTCAGTGGCGCAAGTCTGCAAATGGATATGTGTACAAACCCAGTCTGACGTTGTAGCGATGTTCCATGTGAAGTTGTCGAAGTCATAGACATCACCGTTTCGCGACTCCCAAGTTTCAAACCATTGTAGTAGGGCACCTCCCTGGTTTGAATCTGAGACGTGTGGGTAAATAGGACGCTCAATCGAAGTTGACGAATGAATGTCCGCCAGAATTACCTGGAGCAGGCGCGAGCTTTCAAGGGCGTATGAAGAGACACATGATCTCCTGGGCCACAGATGTGCTGCTTTTTCGAGTGTGTGGACGATATAGCCTTTTCGGCTTTGCCTGCAATACTTCAGTCTTGGCTACTAATGTCCTCAAGGCAGACTTACGGCAAGTTGGGGCAACCGAAAAACTCAAGTGGTGCCATGATCATAGTTATAAAGAAGTCATTGACGGGCAGGTTAGCCTTTACTTGTGGATCGCCATAGAGTCCCCCCCCCTCTCTGCATCTCCTGATCAACCTCTATATATACTTCAATAGATCTTAGTGCATTCTTGCGAGACACATCGAGCGCGGTTTCGCAATATCTATTCTCAAGGCTCATAATATTAAGAAACGGACGATATATCAGTGCAATTCCTGTGTTGTAGACGAGCTGAAACAACACACGTTGCAAAGCGGTGCAAGTGGTGGTCGTTAGGCAAGTATCCTTGACAGAATACACGCGGAAGCAGGGTGGAATCGATCTGTACCATGTCTCCAGCTGCGCTTTGAGAAACAGGGCGTCCTTATAGTTGCAGGTCTTGAAACCAAGGGCGTGGCAAATAATGCGTCTCAGAATTGGCAACAGATGTGACATGTATACGCAGGGCAGCGCAGCATGGGCTACTGTTGCTGGACTAGAGAAGATAACCTTCGAgtcctcatcaaactcatcatcagtcacGTCTGTCGGATGACTGATAGAGTATGTATCTTCGTGCATCAATGGCGGTAGTCCATGCTCAAGAGAGAGTAAGATGTCGTAGTATTGGAGATAATACCAGACGCGCCGTCTCATTTCAACTTGGAAAGGCTTCAGAGCCTGTAAGAAGTCGTCTCCATCCACATGATAGCCCCGCTGTTGCGCGATGCGAACGGCCAACGCATGAAGTTGGGAGAGAGAGATCTGCTTGTCCCCTTGATGGAAACATCGTGCATGAAGATGCATAGCCAAGGCTTCAACTGAGAACTCAGTTGTTGTGCTGTACTGTCCGGATACAAGACATCGTGCTGACATGGAGATAAATGCCGAAGACTGGTGATGATTTCTCCTGTCATCAGATATGATGGTACCAACTGCGAGGACTGAGAATAGGATGCTTTCCCACAGCAGGTTTACAGATTCAGGGTTGTTCCAAAAGGCTTCGTACTGTCTGCGGAATTGGTGGATATGAATGAATGGTACAGCAATATGCCTCGCGTTGAGGTATGTCGAGACTATCTTGTCAGAATCCTGGCGGGATGGCAAAGCCGCCAGAACATCTTCTGGGGCAGCTTTGGCGAGAGATCCAAACACGATGTCTGGGAGTCGGTCCACTTGCAGAGCAGTAACAGCCTTGTCATCGATAGCCTGCCGAATGCGATTCACACCCGCGGCTAGTTCATCGCAGGATGCAGCCGCTTGGTCCTGGTTAGGCTGGCTGAGGAGACCCTGGAGAAGGCTCTGCATCTGCCTAAGCTCATTCTGGACTCGACTATCGGCACGATTGGCCAGCGAAGCAGTCGGTTGTCGCGCAGTCGATTCTAGGTGACATGAGTCCTGAACACCACGCTTCAAACATGGACCACATGGTTGTTGTCTGTCACACTTTTGCTTGCGCGCACGGCACGTTGAGCAAGATACTGCGGGCCTGTTCCGCTTGATCCGTGGAGTTTGGGATACCCGGAACTTGGTGATGTGGCCTGACAGGCTATGGTTTGTCATTTTTGCGAGTCGATTAGGCCGTGCGTTCGGCAGTAACAAGGCTGCGGTAGAACAAAGAGATCATGGAATGGTCAAAGACGGTTTTTGGGAATGATCACCTCGTCTGCTCGCGCTTCACGAGATGGTGGGGTTTTGGCCAATCCATGCGCTCCGGTTGGCTGTACCAATGCACTAAACTGCTTAGAGTCACTCGCACGCCCTCCACGAAAACGTAGGACTTATGTTCTAAGCATTGTGAGATTGAGGTGAGAGTCGAGTAATGTTTACTGGGCCATCAGACTAATTCATACACCGAGTCCAGAAGAGAGTTTCTTACTCCCACGGTAAGCCGCTAGCATCGCAATGTATGTCTTAAGGAGCCTTGCAGGCAATACCCGAGGTCCACACGTATCAATGGGAGGCAAGGAATACTACTACCAAGAACCAGATTCTAGCTTGCTTGCTCGATTAAGGTATTGACCTGAAGCTTGAGTGTTGATACTAATGCTCCATTCTCGCGATATCTAACGACACTCCAGCAGCTGTTTTGACTCCACCCATACCATCAGCCAAGGCTCCTCTCCAGGTCTTGCACtgctgagatgaagataaGCGTCTTCTTCTAGCTTCCAGGTCAAATCACCGGGAGAGCCCTCTTTGACAACCACGACATCCGGCTCTTCTACTTCCACCACTGGCTTTGCGTTCAGCGAACATAACTCTTTGAACTCTTTCATAGCAAGCTCATTAGCCGCTTGAATCCCCTTGGACGCTGAGGAGACGCTGAAGCCAGAGTTAGCCTCTGTACCCTTCTGTCTGACAATAACAACATATATGTTCTTCCCACTGCCATCGATGGTGGAATGGTTGACCTTGTCAACAGCTTCCAACAAATCAGTGGGGAACATGCCGGAGCCATCATCTCCGTCACGGTTCTTTGTTCTGAGCTTCGATAGATCGATATACCCAGACAGATCATCCTGTTTGACTACAGGCTCACTCGTTGACGCTACCACAAAGTCAGATACCCCAGACATGCGGCGAAAACAAGGGCAACGAAAGCGTCAAACATGCGATTATGGTTGATCTTACCTTCTTGGTTCGTTTCTTCGTCCATATCCACGTCACTCGACTTTTCATCAGTTGCCGAACCTGAGACGTCCGCCGCGTTGCTCTCTACTGGAGGCTTATCGCTAAGAAGTTCTTCCTTTGGCTCTTCATTGACGATAGCCTGAGCTTCTGGCTCAGCTTCCAGTTCCAGCAGCTTACGGGGCTTTTCGTGATGTATTTCTGTAGACTTTCTCTCGGACAGGTGCCAAATTTGCTCGGAGTCGAGAAATGGGACGATATATTTGTTGGCAAATGATTTAGAGACCCCAAGAGATACTGCATCGTTGACGGCGTTTTGCATCCTTGCGATGTACTCCTCTCTGATGGCGCCATCGGTAGTGTAGTCCTCGCTAACATACACCAATGCTTTGACTTGTTCAGTGCGTGCATGGCGTCCTGAGCGCTCCTCGCTATCCATGTAGGACACAGGATCAATGTGAGGTGGTGCATTGAATCTCACTTTGCGATTGGCATTGTTGGGGAAATGAGTCCCATCTCCGCTCATCGAGTCCCGGCGCTGCTCAAGTAGATGGGCTAAACGACCAGTCTTGAAGTTCCCGTATTGTGGATGTAATTCAAAAGAAACTCTCATGAGATACTTCTGGTAGAAACCTTTTGACACGCCTTCGTTGCGATCCAGGGCCCTTTCATCTTTGGGACCAATCATGTAGAGAAGGCCCTCGACTGAGTGCTCGCTTCCAGATTCAACGACGTTTGCGACTCCACGCTCATTGATCTGCCAGCGATAAGACTCGAGAGTGGCCTTTCCTTTGAAAACGCTTCCGGGACAGCGATGGGCCATTTGCGCGAGATGCAAGTTGCTCCCGTAGGCGAAGTACAGAGTGCTGGCTGCTTTGATCATCCTTGACCCGGGCGCGTCAACTGTGACAGACTGCTCGTAAGTTGGACCCGACGGATTGAAGGGATACATTGCTCTCAGCTGTAGACACTAAAAAGAAAAGTTGCTTGGAGACGAA
Proteins encoded:
- a CDS encoding NAD(P)H dehydrogenase (quinone), with amino-acid sequence MKVLVILAHPEPQSFNGSLFQVSVNELKAQGHQVKTSDLYSMKWKAEIDRADFPDLATDARLKVAYASRDSYTSGNLTKDVKAEQEKLLWADVVLFHFPLWWYTMPAILKGWVERVFSMGFAYGYGEHSDKHYGDRYGEGVFAGKRAMLVVTAGGQKEHFSTRGIAGPIDDLLFPINHGVLYYPGFQVLPSHIVYQTDRLDEAGFEKEAEALREKLRHLETIKPIAYRSQNGGDYEIPSLNLKPGLEGKSASGFSIHIRDGGVANE